In a genomic window of Zingiber officinale cultivar Zhangliang chromosome 9B, Zo_v1.1, whole genome shotgun sequence:
- the LOC122022945 gene encoding uncharacterized protein LOC122022945, translating to MDTESSSEEFETEEIAEAALIAKFLPEDTESSSQISIDKGGESSEEISSSGGDMDNEIDKISQKGETVSQLHERIKDILNGLHAIGQQMENCNLIRRKKNFSKKNLQEINSPSESRNVTCFGCNQKGHYMNECLRLKNNKSKTSKKKALKVT from the exons atggacactgagtCGTCGTCAGAAGAATTCGAGACCGAAGAAATTGCCGAGGCAGCACTTATAGCCAAATTCcttcccgaggacacagaaagttCATCCCAGataagcatcgataaagggggagagtcttcagaggAAATCAGCAGTTCAGGAGGAGACATGGATaacgagattgacaagataagtcaa AAAGGAGAAACAGTGAGTCAACTCCATgagaggatcaaagacatcctcaacggactccacgcgataggccagcAAATGGAGAATTGCAATCTAATAAG GAGGAAGAAAAACTTTAGCAAAAAGAACCTGCAAGAGATCAACTCCCCATCTGAAtcaaggaacgtgacttgcttcgggtgcaaccagaaaggccACTACATGAATGAGTGTTTGAGATTGAAGAACAACAAGtcgaagacatccaagaagaaggctctcaaagtaaCCTAG